Proteins encoded in a region of the Paramagnetospirillum magneticum AMB-1 genome:
- a CDS encoding regulatory protein GemA, whose translation MTPSTDVQQARKAWFAACREIKLGDEERKAIQSRICGKDSASTMTARDFTRCLSDLKDRGLWKPSHARKRAGNRPMAADPQSAKMRALWLALYHLGAVRDPAESALTAFAKRMTGKDALQWLDMSQGNRVIEALKDWCVREGFSPSRDGTVSKQLLLYALWAKLHALGAVRIADTAALDNWLTTGRISPHTTAVTMLSEQQLDQAAEKLGTWVRRAAAGRKN comes from the coding sequence GTGACCCCTTCAACGGACGTTCAACAGGCCCGGAAAGCGTGGTTCGCGGCCTGCCGCGAGATCAAGCTGGGCGACGAGGAGCGCAAGGCCATCCAGTCGCGGATCTGCGGCAAGGACTCGGCCAGCACCATGACGGCCCGGGACTTCACCAGATGCCTTTCCGACCTCAAAGACCGGGGCCTGTGGAAGCCATCGCACGCCCGCAAGCGGGCCGGCAACCGCCCCATGGCGGCCGATCCCCAGTCGGCGAAGATGCGGGCGCTGTGGCTGGCGCTCTACCACCTGGGCGCCGTCCGCGATCCGGCGGAATCGGCGCTCACGGCCTTCGCCAAGCGGATGACCGGCAAGGACGCCCTGCAATGGCTCGACATGAGCCAGGGGAACCGGGTGATCGAGGCGCTCAAGGATTGGTGCGTGCGGGAAGGATTCTCACCGTCCCGTGACGGGACGGTGTCGAAGCAACTGCTGCTCTATGCGCTGTGGGCCAAGCTCCACGCCCTGGGCGCCGTGCGGATCGCCGACACGGCCGCGCTGGACAACTGGCTCACCACCGGCCGGATCTCGCCGCACACCACCGCGGTGACGATGCTGTCCGAGCAGCAGCTCGACCAGGCCGCCGAAAAGCTCGGAACGTGGGTGCGCCGGGCAGCGGCCGGGAGGAAGAATTGA
- a CDS encoding RNA-directed DNA polymerase — MIIQQPSEITVAQLFEAYYECRRHKRTTRSALAFEVALEANLMQLLTELRAGTWWPAPATVFAITRPKPREVWAAQFRDRIVHHLVYRAINPLFEPAFIADSCACIKGRGTLYAADRLERHLRSVTEGWSKPAYYLKADIANFFGSIRHDVLFAMLARRIADPTMLELCRRLVFQDVRQGAIVQDAAGTLARVPSHKSLFQTPAGIGLPIGNLSSQFFANVYLDPVDQMVKRRLKLRYVRYVDDMVIVHQDPKVLLAAADAIRAHLSGLGLHLAESKTFVAPVEKGVDFVGHVIRPHRRSARPKTHRVALARISTMPKAEVPDSATSYLGLFRHSGSRAQIAAVARVAVRRGFRVDRELTKVVVKRKVSKK; from the coding sequence ATGATCATCCAGCAGCCATCCGAGATCACCGTGGCCCAACTTTTCGAGGCCTATTACGAGTGCCGCCGGCATAAACGCACCACGCGCTCGGCGCTGGCCTTCGAGGTCGCGCTTGAGGCCAACCTGATGCAATTGCTGACCGAGCTGCGCGCCGGCACCTGGTGGCCGGCGCCGGCCACCGTGTTTGCGATCACGCGCCCGAAGCCCCGCGAGGTTTGGGCTGCACAGTTCAGGGACAGAATCGTCCACCACCTAGTCTACCGTGCCATCAATCCGCTGTTCGAGCCGGCCTTCATCGCCGACAGCTGTGCCTGCATCAAGGGGCGCGGCACCCTCTACGCCGCCGACCGCCTGGAGCGCCACCTACGCTCGGTCACCGAGGGCTGGAGCAAGCCGGCCTATTACCTGAAAGCCGACATCGCCAACTTCTTCGGCTCGATCCGCCACGACGTGCTGTTCGCCATGCTGGCGCGCCGGATCGCCGACCCCACCATGCTGGAGCTGTGCCGGCGCCTGGTGTTCCAGGACGTGCGCCAGGGCGCCATCGTCCAGGACGCCGCCGGCACCCTGGCCCGTGTTCCTTCGCACAAGAGCCTGTTCCAGACCCCGGCCGGCATCGGCCTGCCCATCGGGAACCTCAGCAGCCAGTTCTTCGCCAACGTCTACCTCGACCCCGTCGACCAGATGGTCAAGCGCCGCCTGAAGCTGCGCTACGTCCGCTATGTCGACGACATGGTGATAGTCCACCAGGATCCCAAGGTGCTGCTGGCCGCCGCCGACGCGATCCGCGCCCACCTGTCCGGCCTCGGCCTGCACCTGGCCGAGAGCAAGACCTTCGTGGCGCCGGTCGAAAAGGGCGTCGATTTCGTCGGCCACGTCATCCGCCCGCACCGGCGCTCCGCCCGGCCGAAGACCCACCGCGTCGCCCTGGCGCGGATATCCACCATGCCGAAGGCCGAGGTGCCCGACAGCGCCACGTCCTATCTCGGCCTGTTCCGCCATTCCGGCAGCCGCGCGCAGATCGCCGCCGTCGCCCGTGTCGCTGTTCGGCGCGGTTTCCGGGTGGACCGCGAACTGACCAAGGTGGTCGTGAAACGAAAGGTCTCCAAAAAATGA
- a CDS encoding class I SAM-dependent methyltransferase, with product MTIQNTSSAVMSQRRSPPRALDYFPTPPWATRALLEHVNIRAGSGGQGEGMVPWELLTAWEPACGEGHMARVLAERFGKVVASDVFDYGIGASVYDFLGAGGLAAAPPPVERPDFIITNPPFSVGQAFVERALEIATHGVAMLVRTAFLESADRYDLFKTHPPSAVAQFSGRVPMVMGRLDPAASSATAYCWIVWRPPVLKWARDKYGHTGIIAPHLFWIPPDARARLERPGDYPAQAEGGLL from the coding sequence ATGACCATCCAGAACACCAGTTCGGCCGTCATGTCCCAGCGCCGCTCGCCGCCGCGGGCGCTCGACTACTTTCCGACGCCGCCCTGGGCGACCCGGGCACTGCTGGAACACGTCAATATCCGTGCCGGGTCCGGCGGCCAAGGCGAGGGTATGGTGCCTTGGGAGCTGCTGACGGCCTGGGAGCCGGCCTGCGGCGAGGGACACATGGCCCGCGTGCTGGCCGAACGCTTCGGCAAGGTGGTGGCCAGCGACGTGTTTGACTACGGCATCGGCGCGTCGGTCTACGATTTCCTCGGCGCTGGCGGCCTGGCCGCCGCCCCGCCGCCGGTGGAGCGGCCGGACTTCATCATCACCAACCCGCCGTTCTCGGTGGGCCAAGCCTTCGTCGAGCGCGCCCTGGAGATCGCCACCCACGGCGTCGCCATGCTGGTGCGCACCGCGTTCCTCGAATCGGCTGACCGCTACGACCTATTCAAGACTCATCCCCCGTCGGCCGTCGCCCAGTTCTCGGGCCGCGTGCCCATGGTCATGGGCCGCCTCGATCCCGCCGCCAGCAGCGCCACCGCCTATTGCTGGATCGTCTGGCGGCCTCCCGTGCTGAAGTGGGCGCGGGACAAATACGGACACACGGGCATCATCGCCCCCCACCTGTTCTGGATTCCCCCCGATGCCCGCGCCCGGCTGGAGCGCCCCGGCGACTATCCGGCCCAGGCCGAAGGAGGCTTGCTGTGA
- a CDS encoding TraR/DksA C4-type zinc finger protein: MADLADLAKEREEANREAALAAFRARARPTGESAYFCRSCGERIPDERRAAVPGTNHCTFCAQQITAASPHSIR; encoded by the coding sequence ATGGCTGATCTCGCCGACCTGGCCAAGGAACGCGAGGAAGCGAACCGGGAGGCGGCTCTGGCCGCCTTCCGGGCGCGCGCCCGGCCCACGGGCGAAAGTGCCTATTTCTGCCGTTCCTGCGGCGAACGCATCCCCGACGAGCGCCGCGCTGCGGTCCCGGGGACCAACCATTGCACGTTCTGCGCCCAGCAGATCACCGCGGCTTCGCCGCATTCCATTCGATAG
- a CDS encoding zinc ribbon domain-containing protein translates to MGVALIWIVFAVIVALIASNKGRSAGAWLIYGLLLWPVALIHVALASNLKDVQAQQRQAAEVAHSKTCPRCAETIKAAARVCRFCQYEFSEEELRETEDDMPMLPPGYQPKV, encoded by the coding sequence ATGGGTGTCGCTCTGATTTGGATCGTCTTCGCAGTGATCGTCGCGCTGATCGCCAGCAACAAAGGTCGAAGTGCAGGCGCCTGGCTCATCTATGGACTGCTCTTGTGGCCGGTCGCGCTTATCCATGTGGCGCTGGCGTCCAATCTCAAGGATGTCCAGGCGCAGCAGCGGCAAGCAGCCGAAGTCGCACATAGCAAGACCTGTCCGCGCTGCGCCGAGACCATCAAGGCGGCGGCCAGGGTCTGCCGCTTCTGCCAGTACGAGTTCAGCGAAGAGGAACTGCGCGAAACCGAGGACGACATGCCCATGCTGCCGCCCGGTTATCAGCCCAAGGTGTGA